One Acidobacteriota bacterium DNA window includes the following coding sequences:
- a CDS encoding rod shape-determining protein, translated as MNLRSIFSLFSSDLAIDLGTANTLVFARGRGIVVSEPSIVAINKVTHKVEAVGNKAKEMLGRTPGNIVAIRPMKDGVIADFEVTEKMLQYFIQQAHGGKTWVSPRIVIGIPSEITQVERRAVEDSAYRAKAAEVYLVEEAMAAAIGAGLPITEPHGNMIVDIGGGTSDIAVISLSGIVYSKSVRVAGNEMDESIIQYIKRKYNMLIGERTAEQVKIEIGSADTLDEPKEMEIKGRNLIEGIPKTIVVTDEEIREALSDSVMTIINAVRVALERTPPELSADIVDRGIVLTGGGALLKKLDVRLMKDTGLPVSLAEDPLSSVVLGAGAMLSDFDLLRRVRWDGATLPS; from the coding sequence ATGAATTTACGTTCGATTTTTAGTCTTTTTTCCAGCGACTTGGCTATTGACCTCGGCACTGCAAACACTCTGGTTTTTGCTCGTGGCCGGGGCATTGTTGTTTCTGAGCCATCCATCGTCGCGATCAACAAGGTCACCCATAAAGTCGAAGCCGTCGGTAATAAAGCCAAAGAGATGCTGGGGCGTACTCCTGGAAACATCGTGGCGATTCGTCCGATGAAAGATGGTGTCATCGCTGACTTTGAAGTGACTGAAAAAATGCTGCAATACTTTATTCAGCAGGCTCACGGCGGAAAAACCTGGGTTAGCCCGCGCATCGTCATCGGCATCCCGTCGGAAATTACGCAGGTCGAGCGGCGCGCTGTGGAAGACAGCGCCTATCGCGCCAAAGCCGCTGAAGTTTATCTGGTTGAAGAGGCGATGGCTGCGGCCATCGGCGCGGGGTTGCCGATTACCGAACCCCACGGAAACATGATCGTGGATATTGGAGGCGGAACCTCCGATATTGCCGTCATTTCCTTGTCCGGTATTGTCTATTCCAAGAGCGTGCGCGTCGCCGGAAACGAGATGGATGAATCCATCATTCAATACATCAAGCGCAAGTACAACATGCTGATCGGTGAGCGCACCGCGGAGCAGGTGAAGATCGAAATCGGTTCGGCAGACACATTGGACGAACCGAAGGAAATGGAAATTAAAGGTCGAAATCTGATCGAAGGCATTCCGAAAACAATCGTTGTCACGGATGAAGAGATCCGTGAAGCCTTGTCTGATTCCGTGATGACGATCATTAACGCTGTGCGTGTCGCCCTGGAACGAACGCCGCCGGAATTGTCTGCCGACATCGTGGATCGCGGTATTGTGTTGACCGGTGGAGGCGCGTTGCTGAAAAAGCTGGATGTTCGATTAATGAAAGACACGGGGCTCCCGGTTTCACTGGCGGAAGACCCATTGTCGTCGGTTGTGCTCGGGGCAGGCGCCATGTTGTCGGATTTCGACTTGTTGCGGCGTGTGCGTTGGGATGGCGCCACCTTGCCATCGTAA
- a CDS encoding Flp family type IVb pilin has translation MIRNFVNSFVKDEQGQDIVEYSLLLVLIGAAAVFVLTTMGTSISQIFSKINTKLETANNSIS, from the coding sequence ATGATCAGAAATTTTGTGAACTCTTTTGTGAAGGACGAACAGGGACAGGATATCGTTGAGTACTCATTGCTGTTGGTTTTAATCGGCGCCGCCGCCGTTTTCGTGCTGACCACCATGGGAACCAGCATCAGCCAGATTTTCAGCAAGATCAACACCAAGCTGGAAACCGCCAACAACAGCATTTCATAA